One genomic window of Halobellus limi includes the following:
- a CDS encoding alpha/beta hydrolase, with translation MSRRTPSGDEDPDTDAGPHADQPIRTAGTAPEDADAAVVLVHGRGARADGMLQFAREFGRDGLYYVAPQAQRGTWYPNRFLAPIERNQPHLDSALNHLARAVEEARSGGLPAEKVVLVGFSQGACLVSEFVARDPKRYGGLVLLSGGLIGEEGTEFDHEGDVDGMAFFLGVSDDDPHIPMSRAEETVAVFERLNADVRFDRYEGRGHGIFEEEIAYLEDLVASVVAD, from the coding sequence ATGAGCCGACGCACCCCGAGCGGCGACGAAGACCCGGACACCGACGCCGGCCCGCACGCCGACCAGCCGATCCGCACCGCCGGCACCGCGCCCGAAGACGCCGACGCGGCGGTCGTCCTCGTCCACGGGCGGGGCGCGCGGGCCGACGGGATGCTCCAGTTCGCCCGGGAGTTCGGCCGCGACGGCCTCTACTACGTCGCCCCGCAGGCCCAGCGCGGCACCTGGTATCCGAACCGGTTCCTCGCGCCGATCGAGCGGAACCAGCCCCACCTCGACTCGGCGCTGAACCACCTCGCGCGGGCGGTCGAGGAAGCCCGATCCGGCGGACTCCCGGCCGAGAAAGTGGTTCTCGTCGGGTTCTCACAGGGCGCGTGTCTCGTCTCGGAGTTCGTCGCGCGCGACCCGAAGCGCTACGGCGGCCTCGTCCTCCTCTCGGGCGGTCTGATCGGCGAGGAGGGAACCGAGTTCGATCACGAGGGCGACGTCGACGGAATGGCCTTCTTCCTGGGCGTCAGCGACGACGACCCCCACATCCCGATGTCGCGCGCGGAGGAGACCGTCGCGGTCTTCGAGCGCCTGAACGCCGACGTCCGCTTCGACCGCTACGAGGGTCGCGGCCACGGGATCTTCGAGGAGGAGATCGCGTACCTCGAAGACCTCGTCGCGTCCGTCGTCGCCGACTGA
- a CDS encoding ring-cleaving dioxygenase, giving the protein MQTDGIHHVSAVAGDPRENLRFYTEVLGLRFVKRTVNFDDTTTYHLYYGDETGSPGTALTFFPFEGTRRGRPGRGQAVATAFAVPEGSLDYWAERLRESNATVGERRSRFGAAVLPFEDPDGQPLELVETDPAGSPIEPWSGGPVPEEHAIRGFFGVTLHSAEPDATANVLDVLGFDRVGSEADADDGADRVRYAAAGDHATVVDVLHRGPPRGRPGVGTVHHVAFRAADEDEQLAWRERLSDAGQFVTPQKDRQYFRSIYFREPGGILFEIATDGPGFTVDESVEGLGSELRLPSWLEDDRERIESALPTLDAPGDGSPSGETTATAPAESEKAPADGGSSE; this is encoded by the coding sequence ATGCAAACAGACGGAATCCATCACGTCTCGGCCGTCGCGGGCGACCCGCGGGAGAACCTCCGGTTCTACACGGAGGTCCTCGGACTGCGGTTCGTCAAGCGGACGGTCAACTTCGACGACACGACGACGTATCACCTCTACTACGGCGACGAGACCGGTTCGCCGGGGACCGCGCTCACCTTCTTCCCGTTCGAGGGAACGCGGCGGGGGCGGCCCGGCCGCGGACAGGCGGTCGCGACGGCCTTCGCCGTCCCCGAGGGGAGCCTCGACTACTGGGCGGAGCGGCTCCGGGAGTCGAACGCGACGGTCGGCGAGCGACGAAGCCGCTTCGGCGCGGCCGTCCTTCCGTTCGAGGACCCCGACGGGCAACCGCTCGAACTCGTCGAGACCGACCCCGCCGGTTCGCCGATCGAACCGTGGAGCGGCGGTCCCGTTCCCGAAGAGCACGCGATCCGGGGCTTCTTCGGCGTCACGCTGCACTCCGCGGAACCGGACGCGACGGCGAACGTGCTGGACGTCCTCGGCTTCGACCGCGTCGGCTCCGAAGCCGACGCCGACGACGGGGCCGACCGCGTCCGCTACGCCGCCGCGGGCGATCACGCGACCGTCGTCGACGTGCTCCACCGCGGGCCGCCGCGGGGTCGTCCCGGCGTCGGCACCGTCCACCACGTCGCGTTCCGCGCCGCCGACGAGGACGAACAGCTCGCCTGGCGCGAGCGCCTCTCCGACGCGGGACAGTTCGTGACGCCGCAGAAGGACCGTCAGTACTTCCGGTCGATCTACTTCCGCGAACCCGGCGGGATCCTCTTCGAGATCGCGACCGACGGCCCGGGCTTCACCGTCGACGAATCGGTCGAGGGGCTGGGCTCGGAACTCAGACTCCCCTCGTGGCTGGAAGACGACCGCGAGCGGATCGAGTCGGCGTTGCCGACCCTCGACGCTCCCGGCGACGGCTCCCCCTCCGGAGAGACGACGGCCACGGCCCCAGCGGAAAGCGAAAAGGCCCCGGCGGACGGAGGGTCGAGCGAATGA
- a CDS encoding winged helix-turn-helix transcriptional regulator — protein MTPVSPDSQDKYDEDACSVIDSLEQIGSQWRLIVLHDLQEGEKRFNELKRSTDASSRTLSRVLDDLQELGFVNRRLEEDAPVATYYSLTPKGRSLCPVFDEIESWADEWLHATPTGEDPAAVAADGGSTDEATAAGANDPDRTTESESAE, from the coding sequence GTGACGCCTGTGTCCCCAGACTCCCAGGACAAATACGACGAGGACGCGTGCTCGGTGATCGACTCGCTCGAACAGATCGGATCGCAGTGGCGGCTCATCGTCCTGCACGACCTCCAGGAGGGCGAGAAGCGCTTCAACGAGCTCAAGCGATCGACGGACGCCAGTTCGCGGACGCTCTCGCGCGTCCTCGACGACCTGCAGGAACTCGGCTTCGTCAACCGCCGGCTGGAGGAGGACGCGCCGGTCGCGACGTACTACTCGCTGACTCCGAAAGGGCGGTCGCTGTGTCCGGTGTTCGACGAGATCGAGTCGTGGGCCGACGAGTGGCTGCACGCGACGCCGACCGGCGAGGACCCCGCGGCCGTCGCGGCCGACGGGGGCTCGACGGACGAGGCGACTGCGGCTGGGGCGAACGACCCCGACCGGACGACCGAATCGGAATCGGCCGAGTGA
- a CDS encoding DsbA family oxidoreductase, with product MSDATAEPETATSADRITVYSDYVCPFCYLGRRSLSEYQSEREEELRIDWHPFDLRSGKRNPDGTIDHDADDGKDDAYYEQAKTNVRKLREKYGAEEMAVELATDVDSLSAQLVSVAIRDRYDYETWLDFDEGVFEALWHDERDIGSADVLVDIAEDVGVDGDVVREALDDDERRSALESQFREAQRQGVTGVPTFAYDGHAARGAVPPEQLRRLVEGV from the coding sequence ATGTCAGACGCCACCGCCGAACCCGAGACAGCGACGTCGGCCGACCGCATAACCGTCTACTCGGACTACGTCTGCCCGTTCTGCTATCTCGGACGACGCTCGCTCTCGGAGTACCAATCCGAGCGCGAGGAGGAACTGCGGATCGACTGGCACCCGTTCGACCTCCGTTCGGGCAAGCGGAACCCCGACGGGACGATCGATCACGACGCCGACGACGGCAAGGACGACGCCTACTACGAACAGGCCAAAACGAACGTCCGAAAGCTCCGCGAGAAGTACGGCGCCGAGGAGATGGCGGTCGAGTTGGCGACGGACGTCGACTCGCTTTCCGCACAGCTCGTCTCCGTCGCGATCCGCGACCGGTACGACTACGAGACGTGGCTCGACTTCGACGAGGGCGTCTTCGAGGCGCTGTGGCACGACGAGCGCGACATCGGCTCGGCGGACGTCCTCGTCGATATCGCAGAAGACGTCGGCGTCGACGGCGACGTCGTCCGCGAGGCGCTCGACGACGACGAACGGCGCTCCGCGCTCGAATCGCAGTTCCGCGAGGCCCAGCGCCAGGGCGTCACCGGCGTGCCGACGTTCGCCTACGACGGTCACGCCGCCCGCGGAGCCGTGCCGCCCGAACAGCTTCGCAGGCTCGTCGAGGGCGTCTGA
- the icd gene encoding isocitrate dehydrogenase (NADP(+)), whose protein sequence is MSYDQIEVPDSGEKITLADEETGELDVPDTPIIPIIHGDGIGTDVGPAAQKVLDAAAEATGRSVEWMRLYAGESAREKYGENLPEDTVRAIRDHRVAIKGPLTTPVGAGFRSLNVALRKKLDLYANVRPTYHIDGVPSPVKDPSEMDMVTFRENTEDVYAGIEWEAGTDEVEQVKEFVEEEMGEDDVIHDGPVGIGVKPITEFGTKRLVREAIDYALENDRDTVTLVHKGNIMKFTEGAFRDWGYEVADEEYGEDVIVEDELWEEYDGDAPEGTLVVNDRIADNMLQQLLTRTGEYDVIATMNLNGDYMSDAAGAQIGGLGIAPGANFGEGLCLAEPVHGSAPKYAGQDKVNPTAMILSGRLMFEYMGWKDAGTLIRDAVEETISSGDVTYDLERQIEGGNKLATSEFAEAVVENINELA, encoded by the coding sequence ATGAGCTACGACCAGATCGAGGTCCCCGATTCCGGGGAGAAGATCACGCTCGCCGACGAGGAGACCGGGGAACTGGACGTTCCGGACACGCCGATCATCCCGATCATCCACGGCGACGGGATCGGAACCGACGTCGGACCGGCGGCGCAGAAGGTCCTCGACGCCGCGGCGGAGGCGACCGGCCGCTCCGTCGAGTGGATGCGCCTCTACGCGGGCGAGTCCGCCCGCGAGAAGTACGGCGAGAACCTCCCCGAGGACACGGTGCGGGCCATCCGGGACCACCGCGTCGCGATCAAGGGGCCGCTCACGACCCCCGTCGGTGCGGGCTTCCGCTCGCTGAACGTCGCGCTCCGCAAGAAACTCGACCTCTACGCGAACGTCCGCCCGACGTACCACATCGACGGCGTCCCCTCGCCCGTGAAGGACCCCAGCGAGATGGACATGGTGACGTTCCGGGAGAACACCGAGGACGTCTACGCCGGCATCGAGTGGGAGGCCGGCACCGACGAGGTCGAGCAGGTCAAGGAGTTCGTCGAGGAGGAGATGGGCGAAGACGACGTGATCCACGACGGCCCCGTCGGCATCGGCGTCAAGCCGATCACCGAGTTCGGCACGAAGCGGCTGGTCCGCGAGGCCATCGACTACGCCCTCGAAAACGACCGCGACACCGTCACGCTGGTCCACAAGGGCAACATCATGAAGTTCACCGAGGGCGCGTTCCGCGACTGGGGCTACGAGGTCGCAGACGAGGAGTACGGCGAGGACGTGATCGTCGAGGACGAACTCTGGGAGGAGTACGACGGCGACGCCCCCGAGGGCACGCTGGTCGTCAACGACCGCATCGCGGACAACATGCTCCAGCAGCTCCTCACCCGGACGGGCGAGTACGACGTCATCGCGACGATGAACCTCAACGGCGACTACATGTCCGACGCCGCCGGCGCGCAGATCGGCGGCCTCGGCATCGCGCCGGGCGCGAACTTCGGTGAGGGCCTCTGTCTGGCCGAGCCGGTCCACGGCTCCGCGCCCAAGTACGCCGGACAGGACAAGGTGAACCCGACCGCGATGATCCTCTCGGGGCGCCTGATGTTCGAGTACATGGGCTGGAAGGACGCCGGCACGCTCATCCGCGACGCCGTCGAGGAGACCATCTCCTCGGGCGACGTCACCTACGACCTCGAACGGCAGATCGAGGGCGGCAACAAGCTCGCGACCAGCGAGTTCGCCGAGGCGGTCGTCGAGAACATCAACGAGTTGGCGTAG
- a CDS encoding Gfo/Idh/MocA family protein produces MTLDVGFLGHRFMGRAHANALARLPMFFPDAPATNLDVVVGRDESALATAVDRLGFDRCATDWREVLDEVDVLYNLAPNRLHVEPSIAALDAGTHVLCEKPLAHTLSAAERMAEAARRSDATAGTAFNYRFVPAVQYAKRLVEEGFLGDLRHVRATYLQDWLVDPEEPWSWRNDAELAGSGALGDLGAHSLDLARFLTGDDVERLSGHLRTFTEERPVEGGGGDGGGSDGGNPETRPVTVDDAYTAQVEFASGATGLFEASRVAPGRANANEVELDGTGGSIRFDLERLNELEVCGADDRGFETVLVTGEDDPYLDRWWPPGHVLGWEHAHVHENYEFLTAAAEGESFAPDFRDGLDVQRLLDAIQRSDERGEWVSV; encoded by the coding sequence ATGACACTCGATGTCGGCTTCCTCGGCCACCGATTTATGGGGCGAGCACACGCCAACGCGCTCGCGCGGCTGCCGATGTTCTTCCCCGACGCGCCGGCGACTAACCTCGACGTCGTCGTCGGGCGCGACGAGAGCGCGCTCGCGACGGCCGTCGACCGTCTCGGCTTCGACCGCTGCGCGACCGACTGGCGGGAGGTCCTCGACGAGGTAGACGTCCTCTACAACCTCGCGCCGAACCGCCTCCACGTCGAGCCGTCGATCGCCGCGCTCGACGCGGGGACGCACGTCCTCTGTGAGAAGCCGCTCGCGCACACGCTTTCGGCGGCCGAGCGGATGGCCGAGGCCGCCAGACGATCGGACGCGACGGCCGGGACCGCCTTCAACTACCGCTTCGTGCCCGCGGTCCAGTACGCCAAGCGCCTCGTCGAGGAGGGGTTCCTCGGGGACCTGCGGCACGTCAGGGCCACCTACCTCCAGGACTGGCTCGTCGACCCGGAGGAGCCCTGGAGCTGGCGCAACGACGCGGAACTCGCGGGCTCGGGCGCGCTCGGCGACCTCGGGGCGCACTCGCTGGACCTCGCGCGGTTCCTCACCGGCGACGACGTCGAGCGCCTGTCGGGACACCTGAGGACGTTCACCGAGGAGCGGCCGGTCGAAGGCGGGGGTGGAGACGGAGGCGGTTCCGACGGCGGGAACCCCGAGACGCGACCGGTCACCGTCGACGACGCCTACACCGCCCAGGTCGAGTTCGCCTCGGGCGCGACGGGCCTGTTCGAGGCCTCGCGCGTCGCGCCGGGGCGGGCGAACGCGAACGAGGTCGAACTCGACGGCACGGGCGGATCGATCCGGTTCGACCTCGAACGGCTCAACGAACTCGAGGTCTGCGGCGCCGACGACCGCGGCTTCGAGACCGTGCTCGTCACAGGGGAGGACGACCCGTACCTGGACCGCTGGTGGCCGCCGGGCCACGTCCTCGGCTGGGAACACGCCCACGTCCACGAGAACTACGAGTTCCTCACCGCCGCGGCGGAAGGTGAGTCGTTCGCGCCCGACTTCCGGGACGGCCTCGACGTCCAGCGGCTCCTCGACGCGATCCAGCGGAGCGACGAGCGGGGCGAGTGGGTGTCGGTCTGA
- a CDS encoding DUF5817 domain-containing protein, which produces MYAVVGCTDCEHLWILKDPRAAETATCPRCGRTYRTKKLRRFVEDENREAARQGRAALLAKRGGNSEAFAETAHVAEMEREIDERGGAVDEAEYLEGSGLDAEEVAAAGERAERGANAGSGGSRIDVVREALREGDAPTADDVASYAADRGVPAEKAREILTKLSRRGEVTESGGTYRLL; this is translated from the coding sequence ATGTACGCCGTCGTCGGCTGCACCGACTGCGAGCACCTGTGGATCCTGAAGGACCCGCGGGCCGCCGAGACCGCGACCTGTCCGCGCTGCGGGCGGACCTATCGAACGAAGAAGCTCCGACGCTTCGTCGAGGACGAGAACCGCGAGGCCGCCAGGCAGGGGCGGGCGGCGCTGCTCGCGAAGCGCGGCGGCAACAGCGAGGCGTTCGCCGAGACGGCCCACGTCGCGGAGATGGAACGCGAGATCGACGAGCGCGGGGGAGCGGTCGACGAGGCCGAGTACCTCGAAGGCTCGGGCCTCGACGCCGAGGAGGTCGCGGCCGCCGGCGAGCGGGCGGAGCGGGGCGCGAACGCCGGATCCGGCGGCAGCCGCATCGACGTCGTCCGCGAGGCGCTCCGCGAGGGCGACGCCCCGACCGCCGACGACGTCGCGAGCTACGCCGCGGATCGCGGCGTACCGGCCGAGAAGGCGCGGGAGATTCTGACGAAACTGTCCCGACGCGGCGAGGTGACGGAGTCGGGCGGCACGTACCGCCTGCTCTGA
- the hmgA gene encoding hydroxymethylglutaryl-CoA reductase (NADPH), protein MTDAADLAARVREGDLRLHELDDHADADVAAEARRRLVESETGATLSAVGDYGFPAERAESNIENMLGAVQVPMGVAGPVSVNGGAAGGETYLPMATTEGALLASVNRGCSVLSAAGGANARVIKSGMTRAPVFRVEDVVEAEALVAWVRDNTDRLVEAAESTTSHGELLDVTPYVVGNSVYLRFRYDTKDAMGMNMATIATEAACDVVEAETEAGLVALSGNLCTDKKPAAINAVEGRGRSVTADVTIPREVVEERLHTTPEDVAELNTRKNLVGSAKAGSLGFNAHVANVVAAMFLATGQDEAQVVEGANAITTAEVREDDLYLSVSLASLEVGTVGGGTKLPTQSEALDVLGVRGGGDPAGSNADALAEYVAVGALAGELSLLSALASRHLSSAHAELGR, encoded by the coding sequence ATGACAGACGCCGCCGACCTCGCCGCGCGCGTCCGCGAGGGCGACCTCCGGCTTCACGAACTGGACGACCACGCCGACGCCGACGTCGCCGCCGAGGCCCGACGACGACTCGTCGAATCGGAGACCGGCGCGACGCTCTCCGCCGTCGGCGACTACGGGTTCCCGGCCGAGCGCGCCGAATCGAACATCGAGAACATGCTCGGGGCGGTCCAGGTGCCGATGGGCGTCGCGGGTCCCGTCTCCGTGAACGGGGGGGCCGCCGGCGGCGAGACGTACCTGCCGATGGCGACTACCGAAGGTGCGCTACTGGCGAGCGTCAACCGCGGCTGCTCGGTGCTCTCGGCTGCCGGCGGCGCGAACGCGCGCGTGATCAAGTCGGGGATGACCCGTGCACCGGTGTTCCGCGTCGAGGACGTCGTCGAGGCGGAGGCGCTCGTCGCGTGGGTCCGCGACAACACCGACCGGCTGGTCGAGGCGGCGGAGTCGACCACGAGCCACGGCGAACTGCTCGACGTGACGCCGTACGTCGTCGGCAACTCCGTCTACCTCCGGTTCCGCTACGACACGAAGGACGCGATGGGGATGAATATGGCCACCATCGCGACGGAGGCCGCCTGCGACGTCGTCGAAGCGGAGACCGAGGCGGGCCTCGTCGCGCTCTCGGGGAACCTCTGCACGGACAAGAAGCCCGCCGCGATCAACGCCGTCGAGGGGCGCGGCCGCTCCGTCACGGCGGACGTGACGATTCCACGCGAGGTCGTCGAGGAGCGCCTGCACACGACGCCGGAGGACGTCGCGGAACTCAACACCCGGAAGAACCTCGTCGGGTCGGCGAAGGCCGGCAGCCTCGGCTTCAACGCCCACGTCGCGAACGTCGTCGCCGCGATGTTCCTCGCGACCGGGCAGGACGAGGCGCAGGTCGTCGAGGGGGCGAACGCGATCACGACCGCCGAAGTGCGGGAAGATGACCTCTACCTCTCGGTCTCGCTGGCGTCGCTGGAAGTGGGGACGGTCGGCGGCGGGACGAAGCTCCCGACGCAATCGGAGGCGCTGGACGTCCTGGGCGTCCGCGGCGGCGGCGACCCCGCGGGGTCGAACGCCGACGCCCTCGCCGAGTACGTCGCCGTCGGCGCGCTCGCGGGCGAACTGTCGCTCCTGTCGGCGCTCGCCTCGCGACACCTCTCCAGCGCGCACGCCGAGTTGGGTCGATAG
- the pyrF gene encoding orotidine-5'-phosphate decarboxylase, with protein MTAPFFERLGDRIERVDSVVSVGLDADRSRLPEHLLEKDLPQWAFNRRIIDATHEHAACYKPNAAFYESEEGWRSLRETIAYADGKDVPVLLDAKRADIGNTTRQYAELLDDVDAITVNPYMGRDSLQPFLDRSEKGVFVLCRTSNPGGADLQDLELASGETVYERVAALADLWNEHGNVGLVVGATAPEELESIREQVPDLPFLVPGIGAQGGDAEAAVEYGLSGGVGLVNSSRGIIFAGEDQDEAFARAAGDAARRLKRRLNRYRDA; from the coding sequence ATGACCGCGCCGTTCTTCGAGCGCCTCGGCGACCGCATCGAGCGGGTCGACAGCGTCGTCTCCGTCGGCCTCGACGCCGACCGCTCGCGACTCCCCGAGCACCTCCTCGAAAAGGACCTCCCGCAGTGGGCGTTCAACCGCCGGATCATCGACGCGACGCACGAACACGCCGCCTGCTACAAGCCGAACGCGGCGTTCTACGAGAGCGAGGAGGGCTGGCGGTCGCTCCGGGAGACCATCGCCTACGCCGACGGGAAAGACGTGCCCGTCCTCTTAGACGCCAAGCGCGCCGACATCGGCAACACGACGCGGCAGTACGCCGAGCTGCTCGACGACGTCGACGCGATCACGGTCAATCCGTACATGGGTCGGGACTCCCTCCAGCCGTTCCTCGACCGATCGGAGAAGGGCGTCTTCGTCCTCTGTCGGACGTCGAACCCCGGCGGGGCCGACCTTCAGGACCTCGAACTGGCCTCGGGAGAGACCGTCTACGAGCGGGTCGCCGCGCTCGCGGACCTGTGGAACGAACACGGCAACGTCGGCCTCGTCGTCGGCGCGACCGCGCCCGAGGAACTCGAATCGATCCGAGAGCAGGTGCCCGACCTCCCGTTCCTCGTGCCGGGCATCGGCGCGCAGGGCGGTGACGCCGAGGCGGCCGTCGAGTACGGGCTGTCGGGGGGCGTCGGCCTCGTCAACTCCTCACGCGGCATCATTTTCGCCGGCGAGGACCAGGACGAGGCGTTCGCGAGGGCCGCCGGCGACGCGGCCCGGCGACTGAAGCGGCGGCTGAACCGGTACCGCGACGCCTAG
- a CDS encoding zinc finger HIT domain-containing protein, with translation MSVTGVCQVCERREAEYACHRCGAAVCSVHFDTEQGVCVHCADPEGREDVFAEGDDGEVPEFR, from the coding sequence ATGAGCGTGACGGGCGTCTGTCAGGTGTGCGAGCGCCGCGAGGCCGAGTACGCCTGCCACCGTTGCGGCGCGGCCGTCTGCTCGGTCCACTTCGACACCGAGCAGGGCGTCTGCGTCCACTGCGCGGATCCGGAGGGCAGAGAGGATGTCTTCGCCGAGGGCGACGACGGCGAAGTGCCGGAGTTCCGGTAG
- a CDS encoding glutaredoxin family protein, which produces MSITLYALDGCPYCEDVHDALQTHDVDYDTIWVEGLHSERDEVKRVSGQRAVPVLIDDERGVTMNESENILTYVERTLANR; this is translated from the coding sequence ATGAGCATCACGCTGTACGCGCTCGACGGCTGTCCGTACTGCGAGGACGTCCACGACGCCCTGCAGACCCACGACGTCGACTACGACACGATATGGGTCGAGGGACTGCACTCCGAACGCGACGAGGTCAAGCGCGTGAGCGGCCAGCGCGCCGTCCCCGTGCTGATCGACGACGAGCGCGGCGTGACGATGAACGAGAGCGAGAACATCCTGACGTACGTCGAGCGGACGCTCGCGAACCGATGA
- a CDS encoding cob(I)yrinic acid a,c-diamide adenosyltransferase codes for MKIYTGRGDEGMTDLRDMSRVSKTSARIEAYGTVDEANALVGTARPTGYDDVDETLERIQNHLHIVQADFANPSPDEDDPVVADAHVEELEDAIDEADEELDPLTSFVLPGGSEAGATLHHARAVVRRAERRAVDLAADEPVNGEAIRYLNRLSDALFVLGRLVNARDGVPEESPTY; via the coding sequence ATGAAGATCTACACCGGCCGCGGCGACGAGGGGATGACCGATCTCCGGGACATGTCGCGTGTCTCGAAGACGAGCGCCCGGATCGAGGCCTACGGCACCGTCGACGAGGCGAACGCCCTCGTCGGGACCGCACGGCCCACGGGGTACGACGACGTCGACGAGACGCTCGAACGCATCCAGAACCACCTCCACATCGTCCAGGCGGACTTCGCGAACCCCTCGCCCGACGAGGATGACCCCGTGGTGGCCGACGCGCACGTCGAAGAACTGGAGGACGCCATCGACGAGGCCGACGAGGAACTCGACCCGCTGACGTCGTTCGTCCTCCCCGGCGGGAGCGAGGCCGGCGCGACGCTGCACCACGCGCGCGCGGTCGTCAGGCGGGCGGAACGCCGCGCGGTCGACCTCGCGGCCGACGAACCAGTTAACGGGGAAGCGATCCGGTATCTCAACCGGCTCTCCGACGCCCTGTTCGTGCTCGGAAGGCTGGTCAACGCCCGCGACGGCGTCCCCGAGGAGTCGCCGACGTACTGA
- a CDS encoding ion transporter encodes MEPTVSGSDERTVRELIRFYLLDHRTPVGRAIDIALLGLNLLFVGVFVVETYPVSARVRSALWQLEVGIAGVFAVEYLFRLYGARDRLAEFSNGYTMVDLLSILPTLSIVLLPTSVGIVNVGFLRAIRIVRVLRFYRFTADAEFFFGTVSDNTLRAMKLFLTILVLLVVSAGLFYSVESGANPGIETFGDAFYYTVVTLSTVGFGDIVPATAAGRWVTVAAILAAVILIPRQASKILREWTSKEKVNVTCPDCGLAYHDPDASHCKACGHVIYQEADSRE; translated from the coding sequence ATGGAGCCCACCGTCTCCGGATCGGACGAACGAACCGTCCGAGAGCTGATCCGATTTTACCTCTTGGACCACCGGACGCCGGTCGGAAGGGCGATCGACATCGCGCTGTTGGGACTGAATCTACTCTTCGTCGGTGTCTTCGTCGTCGAAACGTACCCGGTCTCCGCTCGGGTCCGATCGGCCCTCTGGCAACTCGAGGTCGGAATCGCGGGCGTGTTTGCCGTTGAGTATCTATTCCGGTTGTACGGCGCACGCGACCGGCTCGCGGAGTTCTCTAACGGGTACACGATGGTCGATCTGCTTTCGATTCTCCCGACGCTTTCGATCGTGTTGCTGCCGACTTCGGTCGGGATCGTAAACGTCGGGTTCCTGCGCGCGATCCGGATCGTTCGCGTGCTCCGCTTCTACCGGTTCACCGCCGACGCGGAGTTCTTCTTCGGGACTGTCTCGGACAACACCCTCCGTGCGATGAAACTCTTCCTCACGATTCTCGTCTTGTTGGTCGTCTCCGCCGGACTGTTCTACAGCGTCGAGAGCGGAGCGAACCCCGGAATCGAGACGTTCGGGGACGCGTTCTACTACACGGTCGTCACGCTCTCGACGGTGGGGTTCGGCGACATCGTCCCGGCGACGGCCGCGGGGCGGTGGGTCACGGTGGCCGCCATCTTGGCCGCCGTCATCCTGATCCCCCGACAGGCGAGCAAGATCCTCAGAGAGTGGACGTCCAAAGAGAAGGTGAACGTCACGTGTCCCGACTGTGGGCTGGCGTATCACGACCCGGACGCGTCGCACTGCAAGGCCTGTGGACACGTGATCTATCAGGAGGCCGATTCCCGGGAGTGA